A segment of the Parasynechococcus marenigrum WH 8102 genome:
TGTGCTGCCCGAGCTGCAGCGGATCGGCATCGCCAGCCTCAAGATCGAAGGGCGGCTGAAGGACCCGAGCTACGTGGCGGCCGTCACGGATGCCTACCGCCGTGGTCTCGATCGGGGCCTCAACCCCGCGGAACAGGACGACCCCCAGCGCCAGTTGGAGCTTGCTTTTTCACGGGGGTTATCCACCGGATGGTTGCAAGGGATGAACCACCGCTGCCTGGTCCACGGCCGTTGGAGCAAGAAGCGCGGTCCATTGGTGGGGCAGCTCTTGCAGGTGGATCGCAGTGGCTGGCTGCAGATCCGCAGCCGGGAGTCCTTGCGACCTGGCCAGGGCTTGGTGTTGGAACGACGGTCCACATCGCCTCTTCAGCCTCCGGAGGAGGTTGGGGGACGCGTGATGGTGGTGGAACGGCTCGGCCGCGAGCGCCTGCGCCTGAAACTTGGCCCGGGTCGTCTCAACCTCCGCGATCTCACGGCCGGTGCGTCGGTCTGGCTCACCAGTGATCCCTCCTGGGACAGCCACTGGCAGCGGGCTGCCCAGCGTCCGACTGCCAGCCAATCCATCGGGCTGCAGCTTCGGGTGCGGGGCCGTCTGGAGCAGCCACTGGTGCTGGAAACAATTGAGGGAGGAACGCGAATCTCCAGCCGCATGCCCTTGCAGGCGGCCCAGCAACGCGCTCTCGATCGCCATCGTCTGGAGGAGCAGCTGGGACGGCTCGGGGGCAGCGGCTGCTTTCTAGAACGGCTGGAACTGGACCTGGAAGGGGATCTGTTTCTGCCAGTGGCCGAGCTGAATCGGATGCGCCGGGAGCTCCTGGAGCAGCTACAGCAGCCACCAGCCCTCGCGTCATCCCAAGGGCCCCTGCAGAGCTCCGCGGTGGATGTGCCGTCCGTTTTGAGGCAGCTGTTGCCAGAGACCTCGCCCCAGTCCTCAACGGATCAGACCGGACTCGTCGTGCTGGTGCGGAGCCTGGCGCAGCTGGAGGCCCTGATTCCACTCACCAACCTGCCGATTGCGTCCGTGGTGGCCGATCTGGAGCAGCCCCGTGATCTGAGGGAAGCGGTGGCCATCGGTCGTGGTCATTGGCCCGATGGGATCTGGCTGGCGGGAGCCCGTATCACCCGGCCCAATGAGTCCTGGAGCCTGGAACCGTTGATCCGAGCCCGTCCGGACGGCTATGTGGTGCGCAATGCCGATCAATTGGAACGCCTCACCCCCTTGGCTCCCTGCGTCGGTGACTTTTCTCTAAATACGGCCAACCCCCTCAGCGTCCGCTGGTATCTGGAGCACTGGGGGTTGGAGCGGGTGACGGCCAGCTACGACCTCAACCTGCAGCAGCTACTGGATCTGGCCGCTGGCGTAGACCCCTCACGCATCGAGGTGACCCTCCATCAACACATGCCCCTGTTTCACATGGACCACTGCGTGTTCTGCGCCTTTCTCTCGGATGGTCATGACCACACCGATTGCGGTCGCCCTTGTGAACAACACACCGTCACGCTCAGGGATCGCAGCGGCGTTGAGCATCCATTGCGGGCCGATCTCGGCTGTCGCAACACCCTGTTCAACGGCACGGCACAAACCGGTGTGGAGGGTCTGCCGGCACTGCTCGAGATCGGCATCCGTCAGGTCCGCCTCGAGCTGTTGGATGAGGATGCTGCGTCGACGCAGCGTCGGGTCAGGCTTTACGCCGATGCGCTTCTGGGCCGTCGTGCATCACGGGACGTGTGGAGTCAGGAACAGATCCATCACCAACTCGGCGTGACCCGCGGGAGCCTGAAAGTAACAACTGGGCGTAATGAGCCGAGCACCGTAGGGCGCAAGGGCAAACGCCAGTCGTAGACATGAGTCTCAAGGGTCGGCACGCTCCGTATGTCCGACGGACTTCAGCTCATGGAACTTCAACTGGAACAACCACTGACATCGGTTCTCAGCGTCAAAGTCGCTTCTGACGTGGAGCCACGCCTTGATCACCACTGTGCCCGGCTTCAACCCAGCGGCACCCTGCCCCGCGCTGCCCTGGTGCGTGCCCTGCTTCGCAAGGGACTGGCCGAGCTGGACGAGCTGGAGGCGAGCGATGAGCGCTGATCTCTACACCCGCCCGCTAAGAGCTTCTGTTCGTGAGCTTCTGCAGGAAGACAACATTGACATCGCGGAAGCGCTTTATTCCGACTGCGATTACCCGACAGCACTCAGCAATCTTGCTGAAGTTCGTGTTGCAGCGCAGAAGGTGGTATTTGAAGCTGATGCACTCATGTGCGCAGTGCTTGTTAAGGCGATAAGGGAAGACGATTGAATCATCATACAGGCGGGTAATTCTCGCCCATTGTTGACACTTTTAATTCGTCTCTCAAAATGGACTTATAAGACAAAATTTTGGATCTTATGAAATTCAAGCCGCGTTGCAAGTATCCGCACATTACGGCGACATATTTGTCTGACGCCCTACTTGCTGAAGTCAACAAATTCTGCGTTGACCACAACTGCAGCAAGTCAGAAGCGATTCGCCTCCTGATGCAGAACGGCCTCGCCGCAATGCTTCTTGATGACGGCTGAGAAAAATGAAGGGCCGCCCTGACAAGCCAACCCTTCACCAATCCGACCAATGGAATTTTACCCATGAGACGCTCTGATGCTGGATTTTCCGTCCTAATTGCTTCCATTTACAGCGAGATCGAGGACTGGATTGACAAGCACCCTGATTGCTCACCGCACGCCTCTCTTGCGGTTGATCGGCTGTTGCTGCTTCTAACGACAATGGGACAGATGTGATGTCGTGGCGAGAGAAACTTCCTGAGCTTCAAGGCTTCGCTTTGTTGCCGTGTGGTGCAGGCGAAAAAGGCAAAGCACCGATTGATCAGGTAACTGGGAAGCACTTAAACAATTGGCCAGACGCCTCCTTCACACCGGACGACATCCTGGCGATGAACGGGAAGGTGAAATGCGTTGGAGTCAGGCCAGGACCTGATAGTGACAATCTGCTTTTCATTGACATCGACGGAGCATCAGCGCTCACGTTCTGCCAGGAACACCGGTGTGATCTGAAAGATGCTGGCTGGATCATCCGGCGCACTACAGCAGACGATCGCCTGAAGGTCGCGTTTCAGATCAATGATCAGGAGCTGGAAGAAGAACTCTCCGACATAGGTAAGACAGTTCACAGCACAGGTGCAGGCGAGCAGCTTGAGCTGTTTTGGTCCACTGGTCAGTGCGTCGTTCTTGGTGATCACAAAACGTCGGGTGGGCAGTACGTCTGGGAAGGCAGCCCGGCCGAGATTGATTCACCGACAGAGCCCTGGCGTGAGCTGATCAAGCTGCTGATCCAGATCACTAGGCAGAGACAGAGCAGTAGTGGGCAGTCAGATAAAGGCGACTGGCGCGATTGCATTCCCTGCCCGATCTGCGAAAGAACTGAACCTGACTGCCGCATCAATGCCAATGGCGACATGGTGCTCTGCCATCACGGGACCCGCTGGTCACCACCCGAAATCAGTAAGGGCGAGACGGTGGAACGTGATGGCGTCACCTGGGCGATGGTCGGGGATGGCGTCAATGCGATCGGACCTTTCAGCACCTTCAAGATCCATGCACCGATCACCCGCTCCATCCCAGCGCCTACCCAAGGAGTCCTGTCTGAACTGATCAGTGAGATCACGGATGGCTGGACAGAGAAGGGCCGACTCACACCCGCTAACGCCGGGATGTTGGAACAGCTCCTCAGCGACATTCCTGGGGACCGGATCCGCTTCAACCTCCTCACCATGGAGATTGAGATTGATGGCCAACGGCTCAGCAGCACAGAAGCCGAGAACGCCTACATCCGTTTTCAGCAAAGGGGATACAACTGCAGCAAGCAATCAGCGCGGGATGCACTGCGCACATCAGCCGAACGTTTCAGCTTTCACCCAGTCCGCGACTACTTGAACGGCCTTGAAGCCGTCGTGCCACAAGACATCACAAGGTTGGCCTCCACGTTTCTGCGTCCTGCTGACAGCAGCGATGCGCCGACCATTTACGACCGCATGGTGTTCATCACCTTGATCGGTGCAGTGGCCAGAGTCATGGAGCCCGGCTGCAAGTTCGACACCTGCACCGTGCTGCAAGGGAAGCAAGGCATTCGGAAGACCAGCTTCTGGCAGGCGTTGTTCGGGGAATACTTCACGACCTTCCGGGGACGGCTGGATGACAAGGACGGCCTCCTGGTCGTTCACCAGAGCTGGGGACTGGAGCTGGGCGAACTGGACAACATCACCGGTAGTTACAGGGCCGGGCAGATCAAGAACTTCGTCACGACGCAGTGCGATCACTTCCGCGCTCCTTATGCCGCCAAGTCCGAATCAGCACCAAGGCCCAGCGTGTTTGTCGGCACCTGTAACCGGAATGACTTCTTGCACGACGACACCGGGGAACGACGCTGGCTGATCATCCCCGTTGAGCTGGAAAGGCAGCAGAAAATCAGCACCCATCAGCTCAGCCAGATCAGAGATGGAATCTGGAAGGCCGCGCTGGACGCTTACAGGCAGGGTGCGCTGACGTATTTG
Coding sequences within it:
- a CDS encoding peptidase U32 family protein, producing the protein MTIPELLSPAGDWDCLKAAVANGADAVYFGVDAFNARQRAENFRIEELGEVMTWLHERQVRGFLTFNVLVFSDELERAAALLLAAQAAGVDALIVQDVGLCCLARTLVPDLALHGSTQMSITSAAGVAQAAALGCERVVLARELALTDLERLQGQLQARHLAMPLEVFIHGALCVAYSGQCLTSESLGQRSANRGECAQACRLPYELIVDGVPRPLGDQRYLLSPQDLSAWPVLPELQRIGIASLKIEGRLKDPSYVAAVTDAYRRGLDRGLNPAEQDDPQRQLELAFSRGLSTGWLQGMNHRCLVHGRWSKKRGPLVGQLLQVDRSGWLQIRSRESLRPGQGLVLERRSTSPLQPPEEVGGRVMVVERLGRERLRLKLGPGRLNLRDLTAGASVWLTSDPSWDSHWQRAAQRPTASQSIGLQLRVRGRLEQPLVLETIEGGTRISSRMPLQAAQQRALDRHRLEEQLGRLGGSGCFLERLELDLEGDLFLPVAELNRMRRELLEQLQQPPALASSQGPLQSSAVDVPSVLRQLLPETSPQSSTDQTGLVVLVRSLAQLEALIPLTNLPIASVVADLEQPRDLREAVAIGRGHWPDGIWLAGARITRPNESWSLEPLIRARPDGYVVRNADQLERLTPLAPCVGDFSLNTANPLSVRWYLEHWGLERVTASYDLNLQQLLDLAAGVDPSRIEVTLHQHMPLFHMDHCVFCAFLSDGHDHTDCGRPCEQHTVTLRDRSGVEHPLRADLGCRNTLFNGTAQTGVEGLPALLEIGIRQVRLELLDEDAASTQRRVRLYADALLGRRASRDVWSQEQIHHQLGVTRGSLKVTTGRNEPSTVGRKGKRQS
- a CDS encoding virulence-associated E family protein, yielding MVLCHHGTRWSPPEISKGETVERDGVTWAMVGDGVNAIGPFSTFKIHAPITRSIPAPTQGVLSELISEITDGWTEKGRLTPANAGMLEQLLSDIPGDRIRFNLLTMEIEIDGQRLSSTEAENAYIRFQQRGYNCSKQSARDALRTSAERFSFHPVRDYLNGLEAVVPQDITRLASTFLRPADSSDAPTIYDRMVFITLIGAVARVMEPGCKFDTCTVLQGKQGIRKTSFWQALFGEYFTTFRGRLDDKDGLLVVHQSWGLELGELDNITGSYRAGQIKNFVTTQCDHFRAPYAAKSESAPRPSVFVGTCNRNDFLHDDTGERRWLIIPVELERQQKISTHQLSQIRDGIWKAALDAYRQGALTYLNDEDEQLIEELNRDFTADTLTEGAVQQFLAENSGRDYYDPQQVYLYVSDKLNVPLTDRLKKDIKVDMARTGLDMKRGPADKFGQKRPRKFFRTDLSNP